Below is a genomic region from Desulfonatronum thiosulfatophilum.
TCCTGCAAATCCATCTGGCTCTGCGCGACCTGCGAATCCTGCACCACGCGCTGTCCCAACGAGATCGACGTGGCCCGCATCATGGACGTGCTGCGGCACATGGCCAGGCGGGAAGGTTATGCGGCCGAAAAGAACGTCAAAACTTTCTGGGACACCTTTCTGGATTCCGTCGAGAGGCATGGACGAGTTTTCGAAATGGGTCTGCTGGCTACCTATGTGGCCAAGACCGGACGGTTCTGGACGGACATCGAACTCGGGCCCAAGATTCTGCCCAAGGGCAAGCTTTCCTTCAAGCCGCATCAAATTGAGGGCCGGGACAAGGTCGCCGAGATCTTCAGACGCTTCAGGGAGAAGGAGGCGAGCCGATGAGCCGACAAACGATGAATTATGCCTATTACCCCGGCTGTTCCGGCCAGGGAACCTCCGTCGAATACGATACCTCGACCCGGGCGGTGTGCCGTGCCCTGGGCATAAATCTGCTGGACATACCTGACTGGAGCTGTTGCGGTTCCACGCCGGCCCACACCGTGGATCACCTGCTCTCTTCAGCCCTGGCGGCGCGCAATCTGGCGCTGGCCGAGGACATGGACGTGGCCGCGGTGATCACTCCCTGCCCGAGTTGCCTGACCAATCTCAAGATGGCCGTGCACCGGATGAGCGACCGGGAGTTCCGAGTCCAGGTCAATGAGCTGCTGGACAAGCCCGCGCAGCGCACCGTGCCTGTCAAGTCCGTGCTGCAGGTCCTGGCCGAGGACATCGGTCCCGAAGCCGTGGCCGAAATGTTGCCGGACAAGCCTCTGGCCGGCCTGAAGCTGGCTCCCTATTACGGGTGCATCATGAACCGGCCCCCCGAGGTGATGCAGTTCGACGACCATGAAAACCCCACTGCCATGGACAAGCTGATGCAGGCTTTGGGGGCCGAGGTGGTGCCGTTTCCTCTCAAGGTCGAATGCTGCGGCGCCTCCTACGGCATCGCCCGCAAGGACATCGTGGCCAGACTGTCGGGCAAGCTCCTGGAAACGGCCGAAGGCCTCGGGGCCCATGCCGTGGTCACGGCCTGTCCGCTGTGTCAGATGAACCTGGACATGCGCCAGGGCCAGGCATCGGCGGCCGCGGGTCACAAATTTCAATTACCTGTTTTCTACTACACTCAACTGATCGGCCTAGCCCTGCGGCTGCCCCAGGACGAACTGGGTCTGTCCAAGCTGTGCGTCTCGCCGAGACTGGCTCTGGACGCCATGCACAAGGCCCGCGACGAGGAGCAGGAAAAGGCGGCGGCCAAGGCGCAAGCGCAGGCCGCAAAGCAAACCAGCAAGGCGAAGGCCGCCTGATCCGCAAGGCACAGCCGGAGGAACGTTCATGAAGATCGGAGTTTTTGTCTGTCACTGCGGCAGCAATATCGGTGGGACGGTGGATGCGGCCAAGGTGGCCGAAGTCTCCCGCGCCTTTCCCGACGTGATTTTTGCCTCGGACACCATGTATGCCTGTTCCGAACCCGGACAGGAAGGAATCATCCAGGCCATCAAGGAAAACGAACTGGACGGCGTGGTCGTGGCGTCCTGCACGCCCCGGATGCACGAGCCCACGTTTCGCCGCACCGTGGAACGGGCCGGACTGAACCGGTTCATGTTCGAAATGGCCAATATCCGGGAGCACGTTTCCTGGATCGGCAAGGACAAGGAAGCGAACACCAACAAGGCCATCGAACTGACCCGCATCGCCGTGGAAAAGCTGCGCCAGGACAAGCCGCTGTTCGCCAAACAGTTCGACATCAACAAGCGGGTGATGGTCATCGGCGGCGGGGTGGCCGGAATCCAGGCCGCCCTGGACTGCGCGGACGGGGATCGCGAAGTCGTCCTGGTGGAGCGCGAATCCACCATCGGCGGCAAGATGGCCAAGCTGGACAAGACGTTTCCCACCGTGGACTGCAGCAGCTGCATTCTCGGTCCGAAAATGGTGGACGTGGCCCAGCATTCCAAGATCAAGCTCTACGCCATGTCCGAGGTCGAGGACATCAGCGGCTATGTGGGCAACTTCGAGGTCAAGATCCGGCGTAAGGCCGCCTATGTGAACTGGGACCTGTGCACGGGCTGCGGCCTGTGCATGGAAAAGTGTCCGAGCAAAAAGTCCCTGGACCGGTTCAACGAACAGGTGGGCATGACCACGGCCATCAATATCCCCTTTCCCCAGGCCATTCCCAAGAAAGCCGTGATCGACCCGGAATTCTGTTTGAAATTCACCAAGGGCAAATGCGGGATCTGCGCCAAAGTCTGTCCGACCAAGGCCATTGTCTACGAACAGCAGGAAGAGGTGGTCACGGAAAAAGTGGGCGCCATCGTGGCGGCCACGGGGTATGACCTTTTCGACATCAGCAAGTACGGCGAGTACGGCGGCGGGCGATTGCCGGACGTGATCACCGGCCTGCAGTACGAGCGCCTGCTGTCCGCCTCCGGCCCCACCGGCGGCCATGTCAAGCGGCCCTCGGACGGCAAGGAGCCGAAAACCATCGTTTTCGTGCAGTGCGTCGGCTCCCGGGACAAAAGCGTGGACCGGCCGTACTGTTCCGGGTTCTGCTGCATGTACACGGCCAAGCAGGCCATTTTGACCAAGGACCATATCCCGGATTCCACCTCCTACGTCTTCTACATGGACATCCGGGCACCCGGAAAGATGTACGACGAGTTCACCCGGCGGGCCATGGAAGAGTACGACACCAACTATATCCGGGGCCGGGTCTCCATGATCTATCCCAAGGGCGACAAGCTGCTGGTCCGGGGCGTGGATACGCTGCTGGGGGCCCAGGTGGAAGTGGAGGCGGATCTCGTGGTTCTGGCCGCCGGGGCCGAGGCTGCGGTTGGCGCGCCGCAGCTGGCCGAGAAGTTGCGCATCTCTTATGACAAATACGGCTTCTTCATGGAGAGCCATCCCAAGCTGCGGCCCGTGGAGACAAACACGGCCGGCGTATACTTAGCCGGATCGTGCCAGGGCCCCAAGGACATTCCGGCGTCCGTGGCCCAGGGCAGCGCCGCCGCTGCCAAGGTTTTGTCCCTGTTTGCCAA
It encodes:
- a CDS encoding 4Fe-4S dicluster domain-containing protein, whose translation is MEVVDIHASCDREFIAMVEEESEQKVRLCYQCGNCTAGCPYTFAYDIPVSQVMRLLQAGQKERLLSCKSIWLCATCESCTTRCPNEIDVARIMDVLRHMARREGYAAEKNVKTFWDTFLDSVERHGRVFEMGLLATYVAKTGRFWTDIELGPKILPKGKLSFKPHQIEGRDKVAEIFRRFREKEASR
- a CDS encoding CoB--CoM heterodisulfide reductase iron-sulfur subunit B family protein codes for the protein MNYAYYPGCSGQGTSVEYDTSTRAVCRALGINLLDIPDWSCCGSTPAHTVDHLLSSALAARNLALAEDMDVAAVITPCPSCLTNLKMAVHRMSDREFRVQVNELLDKPAQRTVPVKSVLQVLAEDIGPEAVAEMLPDKPLAGLKLAPYYGCIMNRPPEVMQFDDHENPTAMDKLMQALGAEVVPFPLKVECCGASYGIARKDIVARLSGKLLETAEGLGAHAVVTACPLCQMNLDMRQGQASAAAGHKFQLPVFYYTQLIGLALRLPQDELGLSKLCVSPRLALDAMHKARDEEQEKAAAKAQAQAAKQTSKAKAA
- a CDS encoding CoB--CoM heterodisulfide reductase iron-sulfur subunit A family protein; this translates as MKIGVFVCHCGSNIGGTVDAAKVAEVSRAFPDVIFASDTMYACSEPGQEGIIQAIKENELDGVVVASCTPRMHEPTFRRTVERAGLNRFMFEMANIREHVSWIGKDKEANTNKAIELTRIAVEKLRQDKPLFAKQFDINKRVMVIGGGVAGIQAALDCADGDREVVLVERESTIGGKMAKLDKTFPTVDCSSCILGPKMVDVAQHSKIKLYAMSEVEDISGYVGNFEVKIRRKAAYVNWDLCTGCGLCMEKCPSKKSLDRFNEQVGMTTAINIPFPQAIPKKAVIDPEFCLKFTKGKCGICAKVCPTKAIVYEQQEEVVTEKVGAIVAATGYDLFDISKYGEYGGGRLPDVITGLQYERLLSASGPTGGHVKRPSDGKEPKTIVFVQCVGSRDKSVDRPYCSGFCCMYTAKQAILTKDHIPDSTSYVFYMDIRAPGKMYDEFTRRAMEEYDTNYIRGRVSMIYPKGDKLLVRGVDTLLGAQVEVEADLVVLAAGAEAAVGAPQLAEKLRISYDKYGFFMESHPKLRPVETNTAGVYLAGSCQGPKDIPASVAQGSAAAAKVLSLFAKDKLENDPMISFVDIKRCVGCAKCIQVCPFGAIKEVDFRGEPKAEVIETVCQGCGLCTATCPQGAIQLSHFTDNQILAEVNALCQL